The sequence CATCTTTTAACTGCATTCTGATTTGTTGAACAGTCAAGTGAGCAGCATTAGGGAAGATATTATTAATATATGGCTTCCAGATACGACCATCGTGCCTTCGTGTAAACATTTCCTCCCAGAAAAAAAGCTTAACTTCAGGTAGGAGCTTCCCTACACCTTGATATCCATGCTCTCTATACAATGAGGTAATAGCTCGTTTGTTCTTGTCTGTTAAGCTATTGAGAAAGAAATCATTTGTCGGCCAGTCAGCCCCGTACCTTTGGCTAATCGCATCGCTTATAGCGTTCCGTAATGTCACCTCATAAATGTGCAAAGGAACAAAGAAACCAGCGGCTAATTTTGCATTCCATTCATATAGACTTAGTGCTGTACGAACACAATCGTTTCCAGTGTGGTTTACAACGGCATTTCGATAGGTCGCAAAGCGACTGATAGATAACGTTTGCTCTATAGCTTGATATGGCATTAACTGTCCTTATGTCGATATATATATTGACGAAGCCGTCATTTTTGTTCTATTATTTGCTTGTAAGCTTTGGATATTCCTGCTTCGGCAGCCCACCAAAGATATAAGATCAAGATTAAACCCACGACTTTTGTTGTGGGTTTTTTCGTTTATATCATCCACTTTCTTCTTATTTTAAAGCTCTCAAGGCGTTTCTGCTTAGTCGCCTTGCGCTTAATAAACCATTCTGCAATAGGGCTATAAGCTGTGTAATCCATAGCTAGGATCTTACTGATAGAATCATCACTAAACCCCGTGGTAATCATAATGTCATTGGTACTCATGCCAGATCGGTATGACTCAATCACGCACGTTCTGACCAGTGAAAGCCGTCGAACTCCTGCATCCCAAAGCCCAGCATTTTTAATTAATTGGTCTAACAGCTTGTTCATTGCGTGCGGGCTAATGCTTTCCCCTCGATTTTGCACAGTGAACGGCTTTAAATTGTCATCGACAAATAAGGGAGCGTTTGGGTTTAGACTCAAATAGTGCTTGTTAGGCATAGTATTGATCCCAAACTCAATCAGCCATTTAATATACTTTTCGAATGCCCTTTTTAGTTCATCGTTAGCCAGTACAATAGGACGCTCTGCACCATCACGGGTGATCGTATCAGGTAATACCGCAAACTCGTTAAACGTGCCGTCAGGAGCAATAAAGACACTCACAGTTACCAGAGTTAGTTCAAGCTCTCTCAAGCCGAGAACGCCAGCCATTAGCAAGAGTAATTTATTTCGGTGTTTTAGTTCTGTTGTTCGGCCAAAGTTTCGGCTAATCAGTGGCTCATACAGTTCACCATTAACCAGTGGTCTACCATTCATAAACGCAGATATAGTTATCAATTTGCGTTTATACTGGGTGTTATTTTTCAAAATGGCAAGTGATAAAGCACCAAGGCCACATTATTAGCGGCCTTGGTGTGAGGTGATAGGAAACGAAGCATTAGTTTTATTTATCAATAGTCTAATGAAAATTTGTTTAACTAAGTTACATCATATAAAGTAAAATCGCCATCCAACAACTGCCTACTTCATGCTATGAATAACCTCGATATTAGTTTCCCCTCTTTATATATAGTTGCGGACTCAGCATCTAATACTGCTCAGAAAAGCTTTCTCAATCTTTCCAAGATCCATGCATTTATGCTCATTGCTGGAACAGTACTAGCAATATTTGTTATACCGAATGGGATCTACAGCACCATCATGGCATTGTTCTAAATTGGCGCTTTAAGTATTTCAATTTTTCTTGGTGTGAAAAAATACGAGAAAACCTGGTACAACGGAAGAGCAGTCGCAGAATCAATCAAAACTTCAACTTGGAGATATTCGATGAGAGCTACACCGTTTGAGGACGCTAGTAGGATTCAAATCCCCAAATCTGAATTTAGATCTATGCTGTCCAACATACTCAAAAATAATAGGGAACTAGGAGAATCAATTGGTGAGCATGAGGATACTGGTGATCAAATAACATCAGAAATGAATAGAATACGAATGCTTAGCACTAAAGAAAGGTTAGATTTTTATGTGGAACATCGAGTAGATGATCAACGCCTTTGGTACACAAAAAAAGCAGCTTATAATAAACGAATGCACAAAAGGTGGTTTATAGCGTTGATTGCTGCACAATTTTTAGCCTTAACAAGCGTTCTACTCAGAATAGCCTTCCCTGAATGGGAACTTTGGCCTACAGATGTCTTTGTAGTGATAGCTTCCTTTGCAATAGGTTGGATGCAGATTAAAAAATTCAGTGAATTAGCTTCTGCTTACTCTTTAACGGCTCAAGAAATAGGCATTATCCGCAATCAATCAGAAGATATCGAAACCGAATCAGCCCTATCTGAATATACTAATAATGCTGAATTAGCTTTTTCAAGAGAGCATACTCAGTGGGCAGCAAGACAACACACATAAAGAATGAGGCCATTAAGAATCATCACTTAATGGCCTTAACTGTATTAAAGGCTATTTCTGCGAATAGCCCCAACAATGCTTTCTGTGTTCCAATTAACATCTTCGATAGACCGATCTGTGACTGTATTAGAACTACGAGTTCTCCCCCATGGAATTACACCAATAACAGGTACGTTTATTGATAGAGCATAATCAAGCTCCCATTCCATCCAAGGGCTGTGGCTAGCGTAAATGCCTGCTAAGCCAATGACGATTCCTGAACTTTGTATTTTTTCCCTAAGTTTTGTTTTGATATAGGCTGCATTATCGGAGTTTATAGGCTCATACCTTGAAACTTCCTTAAACTCTACATTAAAATAACCTCTATCATTTAAGAGTCTTCTAAGGTTATCTAAGTCGTCGGTATGATCCCATGAGTGACTTATAAAAATAGTGTGATTCGTTGCCATTTTATCCCCTAATTTCTACACATTGTTGCCTAATAGAGTAATGGGGGCACATAGCCCAAAAATCAACCAAGGAAAGAACTAACTTTCCTCGATGAATATCACTAACCATTTATTAGCATTAGAAATTATAATGGATTGGAAAGAACCGAATCAGACCATGTAGGAAACGATAAAGTCTAACAAACTGAACAGCCTGTAAATTTAGTCTCAGCTGTTCTTCTACGTTTAAATGGGTTTTGTGTGAATCCATAGTCAGTTTGTGTCTATGCTAATTTTCCACATAAGATGCACTACTCATGACTTCGAACTTGCAGCTCTTATTCTCATAATGGTTTGCCTCGTAGTGCTATGCTGGCGAGCTACAGCACTAACATTTTCACCATTCTCCAAGCTTTGTCGTACTTCCATTTGTTGCTCTTCATTCAATGAAGGAGGCCTGCCAAACCGCTTCCCTTGTGCTTTTGCTCTCGCTATCCCCGCATGAGTCCTTTCTACTAATAAGTCCTTCTCAAATTCCGCAACTGCAGAGATCACCTGCATAGTCATTTTTCCAGCTGGACTAGTGAGATCTACACCACCTAACGCCAGACAATGTACGCGGATCCCAACGGCTTCTAATTGCTCAACCGTTTTACGGATATCCATCGCATTACGTCCAAGTCGA is a genomic window of Shewanella psychrophila containing:
- a CDS encoding Abi family protein, producing MPYQAIEQTLSISRFATYRNAVVNHTGNDCVRTALSLYEWNAKLAAGFFVPLHIYEVTLRNAISDAISQRYGADWPTNDFFLNSLTDKNKRAITSLYREHGYQGVGKLLPEVKLFFWEEMFTRRHDGRIWKPYINNIFPNAAHLTVQQIRMQLKDACFIIRKLRNRIAHHEPIFNQTSLTDVYPLISTTVAMRCNETHKWLNQLETVNELFANRVI
- a CDS encoding site-specific integrase; this encodes MNGRPLVNGELYEPLISRNFGRTTELKHRNKLLLLMAGVLGLRELELTLVTVSVFIAPDGTFNEFAVLPDTITRDGAERPIVLANDELKRAFEKYIKWLIEFGINTMPNKHYLSLNPNAPLFVDDNLKPFTVQNRGESISPHAMNKLLDQLIKNAGLWDAGVRRLSLVRTCVIESYRSGMSTNDIMITTGFSDDSISKILAMDYTAYSPIAEWFIKRKATKQKRLESFKIRRKWMI
- a CDS encoding DUF4231 domain-containing protein, with the protein product MSIFLGVKKYEKTWYNGRAVAESIKTSTWRYSMRATPFEDASRIQIPKSEFRSMLSNILKNNRELGESIGEHEDTGDQITSEMNRIRMLSTKERLDFYVEHRVDDQRLWYTKKAAYNKRMHKRWFIALIAAQFLALTSVLLRIAFPEWELWPTDVFVVIASFAIGWMQIKKFSELASAYSLTAQEIGIIRNQSEDIETESALSEYTNNAELAFSREHTQWAARQHT
- a CDS encoding TIR domain-containing protein; the protein is MATNHTIFISHSWDHTDDLDNLRRLLNDRGYFNVEFKEVSRYEPINSDNAAYIKTKLREKIQSSGIVIGLAGIYASHSPWMEWELDYALSINVPVIGVIPWGRTRSSNTVTDRSIEDVNWNTESIVGAIRRNSL
- a CDS encoding recombinase family protein, which produces MYLDPLEQTTENQRIEIQAAGFSIENHRILEESISGSVAASERPEFIRLQDRMEVGDVLVVTKLDRLGRNAMDIRKTVEQLEAVGIRVHCLALGGVDLTSPAGKMTMQVISAVAEFEKDLLVERTHAGIARAKAQGKRFGRPPSLNEEQQMEVRQSLENGENVSAVARQHSTTRQTIMRIRAASSKS